tgtgtgaagaacaatacaatatctagtccagtgttgtgatctaacAGACACCTGGTAGAAGGTAACCCGATTTACTGCAATAAATGCCAGCAAAATAGTCATTTTATGAAAAACCATAGACTGTTATCAGcagatcaagcataataacagaaaCAATTGATAATATTGGAGAGAGTTTCATCGTGTTGACTGTCGTAACCGAACGCGACACacagtttaaagctgaatggACAGTGACTGAGCCGCAGCAGAGGGAAGCATTGACGTGAACTTGAGtttaatgacttaaatattCATCTGTACTCGCATTGAACTATGAaatggcttcagaacacttataatatcatgcacaaaccgttgatgatgctttataatgtttttgatccttttgtggggcactggggcttaacaataacacagaatattatatGCACAGTATCGAATTTGGATCGGTCCTGCCTGTCCGATAGGGTTGgacatcgttttgatttgagcTATTCTGATTCcaattcttactttcgattttGGTGCTTTCCGATTCTTTTAGAGGTGGATTCAAAACACGTCACACCGCTATTCAGTGCTATTTCCGATACCATGGGGGAAAAAACGTtgcatatactgtcaaatacatatttttaatatatttttttggccATCTATTGAAAGTCTAGGGCTAGGCAATCAAACATTTTTTCTAAGGAGATCACTaatgataaagcttttaagcttcTAAGCttttcatatataaacattgatcaattactattaaaattctcatgaatatttgctaactcaatgtattttttacaacggggtaattgttgcaatagcttacacacagcaaaAGGAAGCTTGATTTCAAATGGTAAATTCAatttaaaaagaacaaaaacggattacaaacaatagcacaaataaatacaatagaataaaatatataaattaaatggactgctttattttattaGGTAGAATTCAGGAAGAAACTAAATACAATAACCGCaaagtaattaaatttaaaataacattggataatgtttatgtttatgactgtgtttacgttaatactcttcaagATGTTCAATGGGAGTtctttttgagtgtatttgaccaataataagctggacaaagaagcaaatgtttacacttgtatgtcagaggtgGCTTTATTAcatgtgtgcgcttcagatgtgagcgcgAAATCTgcgggattagtagaattatgtgcaatcccgcacGAAATTCAGACCAATCACACACTAAAACTAACacgctgtcatgaggaaaagGTCCAGCAGAATGCACGTTTGTCGTGTTCAGAGGATTAACCAGGCTGAATGAGAAAATGTGGGTGCGTatcaactcgctgtcggtcgGAGAGGAGCGCGCAGCTGGTATTGATACTGTAGAAACTAAacatcgtatcgtttcagatatttcagtatcaatatttttgacaacactagttgcactgtgccaacccaggctttttaaaagtgaaataaatccacactttaGAGCGCCGCTTAACGTGCTCCATGGCTGCAAGCGGGCGCGACAAGCACTTctggaaatcaggtggccactatggaaaccaaaacttgcgctTTTGGAACCGATGATGGGAATCAAAGacaaattttctaaacgattccgaTGGCatcgttatttttttaaacaggtcCAAGTTAGAACCAGTTCTCAATGCCCAACCCTATTGTCCGATACCCAATCCGGCAAATAATGGCGGATTGGAGCCGATACCGATCCTGAGTAATGGATCATGATCGTGCTTTTTTTATAAAAGTGAATACGGTGGACAAATGATCATGTGgcgtggcctcgtagggcacgaagtgcattctgggagttatCTTTCATTGTcgtttctcagtctagaaggcactaaattaaaaaataatttcacatttctactacattactgacccagtttaaatacagatttatcttcccagcgctgaagtacccctttaattaaggctgggcgataaaacgttaacgataattatcactaTATAATTTTCCttgataaaacgataacaacagttcgataaattctcgatataatgcttacgcggtatgcgtaatgctgcgcatgtgtattgcagaccgggcttctgggtgctgcacgcgctgctgtttacagtcagtggctgacaggcttggaggattgGAGTAAAGTGGAGCAATAAAAATGAGCGATAGTGACGAAAACTCAGAGCTCACAACCAGCTCGGAGaacagatatcgttgacaagttatagttcgctcaacttcagtggtttggagatattttggcgatccATCCGAAATAAAACAGTGACGTACGTGGACTGCATGCTTATCATAGATTCGCGTTCACCACAcggaattatttaattattaaattatcctgcttcttcgaagttcttccatataacatcgagcccaacacagcggtacATGATCGCTattataattgtttgtctttggtgatgtattaatgactcagcatcgcctgtatcaaaagagaaataatgtcatccGACTTTAAAATGAGCAGaacagcccttactggagatccacaaatactgaactttgctctctccctcctctcgtgaccagcccactgtcggtgaggtgtgtgtgtgtcggtgaggtgtgtgtgtgtgtgtgtctgtgtgtgactgtgaggtgtgtgtgggtgtgtgacggtgaggtgtgtgtaggtgtgtgtcGTTGAGGTGTGTCTGtgaggtgtttgtgtgtgtgtgtgtgtgtcagagagagagagagatgcgtgCAGtggaccatttttttttttaccacaattaagattttaataaataaatctaccttagttttaattaattgttcacctgtttgggaagtgtttgtcatgtttcgacaataaaggatagtttaaaaccagttaactgtctgttttctacatatttcactcaggagcaaaaatatgcctttaaactttaaagaaataaagattttacatttattgtgatatttatcgatatcgactgatatggaaaattatattgtgataatttttttgggccatatcgcccagccctaccttTAATGTGTATGCATTTGTAAACCGCATTTCTGTATCGAACAAAAAGGCTGTCTTTCCACACTAGAGTGAGTATTTTTCAAAAGTTTCTCATTCACACTGAAACATGGTTTAATGCTAATCTCTTACTgagctttatttaaaatgtaataaaagctCACTGAAATGATACAGAGAAACCAAACATAATACAGTTCTTATGCTATTTTTCTGCCATGATCATTTTATATAGCAAAATATCTTTACAATTACTGGTGGTTATCTTTTCAGGAATTTAATCTGAAGATTATATGAAGTAACAATGAAATAGCACATAGCAGACAGGCACACACCATTATAACCTATCTAAATGTACAATATCAAGTGACTAAGCATGCATCATCATTTTCAAATGCCTctgttttcacagtccacactacagCACAAAAACGATGTTTATGGTTTTAAATTTACCTTGGGAGAGCATCTTCAAAAAGCTCAGTTTTCgcaggacaaaaaaaaaaatgttatctcGGTGTGGATGGAAGGCCAAAACATGGAGAAAAATATgctttttcaaatgtatccagAATAATGTAAATTTAGCCAGAATAATCTTGTCAACGACTGTGACCCATCACTaatttatagtaaaaaaaatatatatttgtctgTTATTATTCTTGCtagtaatatattttttattctgcaTGTATTCTAGAGTCAGTGCAGCTTCTGTCTGAAACAGTGTCCTGTACCGAGACCAGCAAATCAGACAGCAAAGTAAGTGGCTCTGCATGCACCTAAATCCATCCTTTGTTTCCCCCGAGACAGAAACATGATTCATCCATTATCTCAACTGACTCTCCATATTCTGCTTTGGGTGTGTTTTGATCATTAACATGGACAAAAGTTGTTGCTTGAGTCTTTCTGGGTAAAGAGGCAAGGCAAACTATCTTCCATCAGTTTTGTTGTGTAAGGCTGTAAATTATGTATGTGAGACCGACACTTTTGATGTAGCAAAGAGGCCCTTGATGGTAACTCGAGCTCACTTGGTGGTATGATGGAATTTAAAGCTGAAGTGTGTAATTTCAACGCCATCAGCATCATAAAATGGTGTCATAATGGCAAACACAGATAATCCTGCCCGAAAGAGCCAATGTTACTGTGTCGGGCTGCTTAGGACACTAAAAATTTAAAGGAGAATTTCTATGAAATTTAAGGTCATAAAGTTATAACTTAAAAGTGGTATAAAATGGAAGCTCACTATTGTCTAAATGCAGATCTATCTTGTCTTATAGATCTTATTGCAAACAATTAATCTGTGGTTATGTTGGTTACTATTAGGGgttaggcctgtcacgatagtcaataaatcaattaatcgcacaatCAAAAAAATGAGTTAGATCATTTTTCTGGCCGCAATAATgtccatttgcatgcttgttttCCTCGTCTTTGACTGCGCGCGCTCCTCATTTGGGGAGGTGTTTGTACTTGACATGCAGACTGGGTGCCGGTGttatgagacgtcatgctcggccagattcgtctggaactcgtgcttcttcggttgcggagccgcacGCAAAGTTACAACATTTGACGTGCACAGTGCCAAGCACAATGGGGTCTCGCGCATTCCACGTTGACGTCCTTTTTGCCACGCACCCTCGCACTCAGACGCGccgagtataaacaaggcttaaagctacactgaagttggcagtttgataaatgcaagttaattcttcaggtcagtctttgtgtgctaaaaaaggCACacaagttcctgtagagatagcaatacacattctgctttttttgccaaataaatgaaaagcatgtcatcgaCGTATTCTCTCTTGcagtatcaaaatctcacctagctttcctcagagatggtcaagtctAGTttagtttgtgcatgattacaagatatcattttttttaatactctatCCTATATTGTTGATAATTTATATAACGTATGGTGAAGTAAATTACGTTAacgataaaaaaaacaaaaaaaaacatgagttTTGTGAACTGTGCCAGAAAATCTGTCATTCACTTGTACCAGTAATATGCTTGTCCGGAAacactttttgtgttttaaatataatttattctgatatattcttaaatttgatcaatacattaaactAGAATATTAAACACTGTAGGGCTGTTatcaatcaaatcaaataatttCGACTGAAAAATTAccactgcattaaataattaaatcattttataagattgtttaaaatatttgtggaatatacaaataagaaaagttggaaataatttttaaacatgaaactaaactgccagtaggtggcagcaggtgaacGTCATAATGAGTGAGTCGATTTGTTGAAATGGCTGAATCATTCAAGAATGAGACAGTCATTCATGAATAtatcattgaatctttgattcaaccgattcattcaataATACAatgttgctgtgagacgcgcTATGGTTCTGCTGTGATCTTTTGCTTGAATCCATTTTCGCTGATGAAATGGTGCTATCTGCATGTTATGTGTGTGGTACTGTCTGTGTGTCCATTACAATGCAGCAGCACATTAGTTTAGAATGGACTTGCATGTATAATAAATATGCATTCACCTCAGCAGTCACCTCACCTCAgagagcatccagatggtataatTAAACATGTCTTGAAGCTCTCGGAGTATgcctttatttgtcattttaagtGTTGGAAACAGTGTAAAAGTGGACTTCTTATGCCCATATATGATTGTCAACGACTATATGATTTATCATGTTGTACCCTCTATAGCCATGATCATCGATTAATCAACATCAAACTTAGTGTCTTAGCAGAGTGCTGAAGTCAACTAGTCCGTTCCAATCCCTAGCTACTATATGTATTAATGAATTAGTACATAAACCATTTTCAAAATATGTTGAATAAAACGCTTGAATTTTTTTAACTCGCAGTTACCCTGTTTAGCTGATAAACAGTATTCCCAGTTAAATGTGTGATGTAGTTAAATTGAGCTAAAGATTCTGAGATTAATGATTAGTTTTGAGATCATATTGACTATGAGATCATATCGCCTTATTTGTGCAGGTCTTAAAAGGTTTTATGAAgctttcctttcctttttttttcttcttttaaaaaaaataataaatcccTGCAGATATTCTGTACTCAAACTGAGTAGAAGTGTAGTTGTTGCTGTGCATCTATagccaagtttttttttttttttttgtccttttccCTTTTTTAGATAATAGCTAAATAAATGTCAATTTAGAGCCTTTTCCTTCAATTTCAAGCTCTTATATGGGCTTTATTCAATTTCAGGAGCTTGTATCTAACCCAGTTGCACCCACATATCAAACAGAACAATGTTTAGCACTGCAGAGCTTTGTGGTTTCAACCCACAGAAACAACCTACTAATAGTTGTTTCTGCATATTAAGCTAGAcagaataaagcattttaatattaaaaatgacgCACTGCAGCTTTGATGTCTCAATGTGGTTTTTAGTAGTGTGAACAATAGTACCACTCTGTGGTTAAAGTTAGAATGGCATTAAATTGTGATATAAGTTGTTGCATTTTACACATCCACAGGTGGGCATGTTCAGTCAGAGCAGAGATTTTTACCCCCGCTGCTTTATGCCCTCAGCTGGATTCGTAAATGTACAGTAGGGCACAGTTTTAAAGCATTCCTGATTTAAAGCACTTCCTGATCCTTTTCTGCTGGGGATAAAGGGGTGAACGGCACTATAATTAGTTTCTTCCACAGATTTTGTGGTGTGAAAGATTAATTTCACACAATTTCATTAGATTTACACTGTTTTGTTTACTTTAAACACTATATTTTAGGGAAAAATGTGAGTTGTTTTGATGTCTTTTTGTTTGATTCCATTGCACTGAAGGATTGTGATTGGGCTTTCTGTGCTACATCTAATTTACCGGTTCTGGATGGACTCTTCATGTTGCTTTGCATGCATTCCACTTTTGCTTTTATTCAGCTTGGTTCTCTTGCAGGGAAAGATTCAGCACAAGTCTTTAGACGCCACCCAGAATGGGTCTTTGAGTCAAAGTGGGTCCCAGTACAAATCCTTCAGCATCACTCAGATGGTGGAAGAGGGGAGTTTGAACAGAAAATCTCAATAATTATGGGATGATTGGCAGTGATtttgttttgattggttgtagtCTTGAGTCTTGGGGGTTTGTTCTTGTTGTGTGATGGTGTTTGTTTCGTCTGCAGATTGAGAACCGATTAAGTCCTCAGTCAAAACAAACAGAGACTGAGAGGAGATTTGGTCAGAAAACCGAGCAGACGGTGAACAGCAGGGCCCTGCGGGTTTGTGGCTGCAGATAATATGTTTGCTTTAACAGCAGCGCTAAAGTCTGATATAAGTTCTTATTTCTCATCAGGACTACATGAGGCTGGATAAAGACACTATGACTGGCAGATCTCTTTGTTTAACATCTCCAGCCGCCCATCAGAAGCAAACGGTCACAGTAACTGATTTTTCCAAGTCTTAGACTTGCTTCTTTCTCCTCAGGGTCTGCCTTTTCGTTTGTCCTAACTCTTTCGGTGGATGGTTAATTCAGCAGACATACTGCATTGCCAGACATCTAATGGGCTTTCACACCCCCTCTGTCCTTTGGGATTCTCTTTTGTTTCTTCCTTTTCTCACTTTCTTGCACTGACTTTACAGATCTGAGAGGTTTAACCTCTGTGAAATGTACAAAGGAAAATCCAAGGAAAATGCTTATTTTCCATTTAATTTTAGCATATTTTTAGTACTCTCTTTCTCATGATTTAAAGGtaccgttcttcgcgattcgatctttcaaactttagttagtgtgtaatgttgctgttagagcaaaaataatacctgtaaaattataaagctcaaagttcaatgccaagcgagatattttatttaacagaagttacctttcaaagcctacagcgaacagcCGGTTTGGACAACAttaggaagtgcagggatgtaatgacgtcactagaaccgtttgttgactaaccctcgcccacaagaacatgcaaaatatggggagtggtcttgttgctctcccacatggagaagagcgcgcattcagagcttgcatctccccgttatggtaagaggcgggacctttccggacaaagtgcactaagctgctgtccaatcacaacactggaagcgctggcccaatcagaacttgttacgtatttctgaaggagggacttcatagaacaaggaaatcatcaggccgtttttaggacagaggaaacagcgctgtacagataagtaaattgtgtgaaaaatacagttttttttacacgcgaaacgtgaactcatgttatattgcacactgtaaacataatcaaagcttcgaaaacacgcaaagaacgggacctttaaaggttAAAATGTACTGTGAAGTGCAGTCACTGCATTGGTGATTGGAATGTCAGAGAGAGGAAAGCACTCATAAGTTCTATCAAAGGCCTGACTTGTGCATCTTAGATTCTAATGCTATGCACATGATGCAGCTCACATGGTTTTTAAACCCTGTGTGGCTTTAACTACACTGTTACACTCATCACTTTTTTTCCCCCCCTCTGGCCAATAGGAACCTGTGATGGATGTTCTTTCAGAGATGTTCCCTGACACTGCCAAAACCCCCACTGGAATCTAGTGAGTACCACCTGAGATACTTTTTCCATACTTAAGTACTACCATTGATTGCAAACTATTGATTTAGTATGCCTCTGCTTTTGACAGTGTAAATTAGttttaatgtcttttttttttgcctgcaGTGCTACAAAGAGACGGCCTATAAAGGGAGCTGCAGGCCGCCCAGTGCAATTTAAATACCCTGAAATGCCACCACTGAGTCCAGCTACACTGGAGAGGCAGGAGATTCAGCAGCGTCTTGTGCCTTTGTGGGTTCAGATCATGGTCTTTCTTCTGGTGATGTGTCTGCTGTACTTCATCTACTCATCCATGGAAGAGCCGTTCTCCAATCCTTTCACTGCTCTGCTTGATGGGCTGCATGATGCTGCTGTCACATCCACCTCACAGGACTCCTCCACCGCTGACGCAACAGCTTAACACTGATGCCAAAGGAGTCTAGTCAGCAAGATGTCCATCAGATGATTATCTTTTATAAAGTGGTGTCAGAGGAATGTCTGTGTGATAGGCCTGATTGAACCTCAGTGACAATACTGTACATTATACTTCCACCTTACCTGCCTTCAATGACCTCAGGATTGTAAACTTGAAGTGATGGGATGTGTAGTTGGCTAGTCCTGTGCATGCAGTTTCCTCTGAATGATCTTTTACAATAGATGGgtattttatacaatttttcctTGTATGAAACTTGTGCGGGCTATTTGTGCTGTTGTCATGATTCAAACTCGTACACGAACAGTTAAATTTTTCTCTTGCATCTTACTCTTTTGGAATGAGTCATGTATGATGCCTTTAAGGTTTTAAATGTTtactttgttttatttgtgaatgAATAAATATGTTCTTCTTTGTGAGCTAATAAAGACCTTTATATTCATTGAATTCATTCATATTAATATCAGGAGGATCTCTAGAAGCCAAATTTTGTGTAAATATGACCAGTTATTAATGGCTGCACCGTGTGAAAAAACCCTAAAGTAATATCAGAAAAGGATGATATGAGTTTAATTTCAGAATACTGctgcttttttaaaatattaagtaTGTAAAGTAATGGTGCAAATGATAATTAAATGATGAGTTACTCTGAGTACTGCAGCTCAATATtctgttcatttattttaaatctttCAATATCTCTGTTGTTGATTACTCAAAGCGCAGCAGGTGGTCTCATTTTCATCTCATTTGCTCTTAATATTTTTGGATTGGCTCTATATCACACCAGCAGGGGCCCCTTATGTTGCATCATCAGAggcaataaaaaaatgtgaaccctgatcatacggatgACTGTCATTCATTCCTCTTGAACTTCTGAAAGATGAAGACCAAAATCAATAAGAAGACCATTTTCAAGTTCTCTGGAATACTGCTGTTAATCCTCctaatttctgttttaattttgATTTCTGTTGTGATCGGTAGGACATTTACATTCAAACTGAACACAGAACTTGGAGAATGGGAAAATACAACCACCATTTATCCCGATTTAAGTCCAGAACAGAGAAAGAATCTACTGCAAAATTTCAAAGGTAAGAATAGATTGTTTTTACAATAGTCTAACTGCTTAAATATACAAATGCTTCATAAAGTTGATTAATATAGCAACTAAAATGAAACAGTATTTGATATGCATGTTATTTGGGGAACAGCGCTTGCAGACATGCATAAtagattaaataattttcagatTAAGGTAAAATTAGATATCCAATAAAATCCATTACCgtaattgtcataatttaaatgaGCAAATATTCTGATTATTGTAAGATGGCTAGGCTTGCATGTCTGCGTTAATTCTGTTAAGCCTGATGTGATGGTcagtaatgtaaaaaaaaaatagaaaaagtttgcttattttttaaaattatatttgatactGATATACTTCAGGTTTTTATGGCTCGTATATTATTATAGTGGAGAATAGGAAGCTCACACTTGCAGGAAACTCCATGGGGTTAAATGTTTTTGCGTTGTGCTTTTGTCTGTTAAGGAGATAATTGAGAATTATTGAGTTCAGGGtcttttttcataataaaagcTTAACCAGAATGCAGAATATGCATACAAACATGGTCAACATCTAACTTTTTTCACGTTTCCATAGTGGCAATTCAGATTCCCACAGTGTCATTTTCTGAGTCGAGTCAGAACACAAGCGCCCTGCAAGAGTTTGACCTGCTATTAAGAAGGGGTGAGAATGAAATGTTCCCTTACATTCAGAgcattcagagaacattcagaaataacattttcaaCAGTAGCAAAATGTTCTTATGAACATATATCTTTGTTAGCTGGGAAGAATGAAAGAATTTTAATAATGAATTGTGCTGCCTCAGTCTTCCCAAAGGTCTTCTCCTCCAGCCTGGTCAAACATGAGGTGATTGGAAACTACAGCCACCTGTTCACGGTACCAGGGAGAGAGCCTGATCTGGAGCCGTACATGCTGCTGGCTCACATTGACGTAGTGCCGGCCGATGAGGCGGATGGGTGGGACGTCCCTCCTTTCTCTGCTCAAGAGCTCAATGGCTTCATTTATGGACGAGGAACCATCGACAACAAACAGTCTGTGATGGTACAGTGAATCAGCACTGCATCATTCTTTATTGAAACAACTGCACATCTGTTCACTCCAAACCTGATAATAACTGTAATGGTGTGTGCTCTTGAAGGGGATCCTTCAGGCGCTGGAATACCTGCTGGAACGAGGTTACACCCCTCGGAGAAGCTTCTACATTGGTTTGGGTCACGATGAGGAGGTCAGTCTTAAGGTCATATTTCAACCATAGTTATTCTGGTGAAATCAAAGCTTGACTTAATGCAGCTGTTTATTTGAATTTCTCAGATTAGTGGCCCAAAAGGTGCTGTGAATATTGTGAATCTGTTGAAAAGTCGAGGGGTGAAGCTTCTGTATGTTTTAGATGAAGGTCTGACGATTATGGATGGTATGATAGATGGCCTAAATGGACCTGCTGCCCTGTGAGACCATTGTTTTACTgcattaatataataaatttgAGATTGAGCTACTGTGTAATGTATGACTTGTTTGTTTTCGTAGAATTGGTGTAAGTGAGAAGGGTCAGGCCACAGTAAAGCTGAGTGTCAGCGGCGCTCCAGGACATTCATCCATGCCACCTAGAGAGAGCAGCATTGGCATCTTGGCTTCAGCTGTCAGAAGGCaggaaaatatattaaaatttacTGTAATATGAAAACTCTGTTAACTTGATCttaatgtaaatattttctTTGCACCTCTAATGGGCTTTTCACAAGGGATTTGATATTAAATTTTGAAAAGCAAGACTGAATGGAACAAACACAATGCAAAAGTGGTTATCAACGTCCggcacatttacaaaaaaactcttaaaactaCTGCAGGTTATAACCAGTATTGGGGAAAGGGAAGGTAAGTTTGCTCTTAGGGCATTTCCAAATCCACTTTTACTAGTTTAACAACGGAAAAAGTGATCGGCACATCAGGTGCATGGTCCAAAAgtgttgtacctagtctcttaatgagtcatggatGTGTTTCgggcgtaacgtgcaataaaccaatcagagtgaA
This region of Pseudorasbora parva isolate DD20220531a chromosome 6, ASM2467924v1, whole genome shotgun sequence genomic DNA includes:
- the lemd1 gene encoding LEM domain-containing protein 1 isoform X4; amino-acid sequence: MVDLGSLTDDQLKAKLLQYGVKAGPIIASTRALYEKKLKRLLDSSAQTSQHRVNGTGDAGLYSDSDEEAEREEDEDKDSESVQLLSETVSCTETSKSDSKVGMFSQSRDFYPRCFMPSAGFVNGKIQHKSLDATQNGSLSQSGSQYKSFSITQMVEEIENRLSPQSKQTETERRFGQKTEQTVNSRALRDYMRLDKDTMTGRSLCLTSPAAHQKQTEPVMDVLSEMFPDTAKTPTGIYATKRRPIKGAAGRPVQFKYPEMPPLSPATLERQEIQQRLVPLWVQIMVFLLVMCLLYFIYSSMEEPFSNPFTALLDGLHDAAVTSTSQDSSTADATA
- the lemd1 gene encoding LEM domain-containing protein 1 isoform X1 encodes the protein MPVFVEDPAQFSKERLKSELIAHNVDLPPPESKKHAYVELYLKHVRTNSTDFSSDEEEDHHLNASAEKDEAADMVDLGSLTDDQLKAKLLQYGVKAGPIIASTRALYEKKLKRLLDSSAQTSQHRVNGTGDAGLYSDSDEEAEREEDEDKDSESVQLLSETVSCTETSKSDSKVGMFSQSRDFYPRCFMPSAGFVNGKIQHKSLDATQNGSLSQSGSQYKSFSITQMVEEIENRLSPQSKQTETERRFGQKTEQTVNSRALRDYMRLDKDTMTGRSLCLTSPAAHQKQTEPVMDVLSEMFPDTAKTPTGIYATKRRPIKGAAGRPVQFKYPEMPPLSPATLERQEIQQRLVPLWVQIMVFLLVMCLLYFIYSSMEEPFSNPFTALLDGLHDAAVTSTSQDSSTADATA
- the lemd1 gene encoding LEM domain-containing protein 1 isoform X2, producing MPVFVEDPAQFSKERLKSELIAHNVDLPPPESKKHAYVELYLKHVRTNSTDFSSDEEEDHHLNASAEKDEAADMVDLGSLTDDQLKAKLLQYGVKAGPIIASTRALYEKKLKRLLDSSAQTSQHRVNGTGDAGLYSDSDEEAEREEDEDKDSESVQLLSETVSCTETSKSDSKVGMFSQSRDFYPRCFMPSAGFVNGKIQHKSLDATQNGSLSQSGSQYKSFSITQMVEEIENRLSPQSKQTETERRFGQKTEQTDYMRLDKDTMTGRSLCLTSPAAHQKQTEPVMDVLSEMFPDTAKTPTGIYATKRRPIKGAAGRPVQFKYPEMPPLSPATLERQEIQQRLVPLWVQIMVFLLVMCLLYFIYSSMEEPFSNPFTALLDGLHDAAVTSTSQDSSTADATA
- the lemd1 gene encoding LEM domain-containing protein 1 isoform X3 translates to MPVFVEDPAQFSKERLKSELIAHNVDLPPPESKKHAYVELYLKHVRTNSTDFSSDEEEDHHLNASAEKDEAADMVDLGSLTDDQLKAKLLQYGVKAGPIIASTRALYEKKLKRLLDSSAQTSQHRVNGTGDAGLYSDSDEEAEREEDEDKDSESVQLLSETVSCTETSKSDSKGKIQHKSLDATQNGSLSQSGSQYKSFSITQMVEEIENRLSPQSKQTETERRFGQKTEQTVNSRALRDYMRLDKDTMTGRSLCLTSPAAHQKQTEPVMDVLSEMFPDTAKTPTGIYATKRRPIKGAAGRPVQFKYPEMPPLSPATLERQEIQQRLVPLWVQIMVFLLVMCLLYFIYSSMEEPFSNPFTALLDGLHDAAVTSTSQDSSTADATA
- the pm20d1.1 gene encoding N-fatty-acyl-amino acid synthase/hydrolase PM20D1.1; protein product: MKTKINKKTIFKFSGILLLILLISVLILISVVIGRTFTFKLNTELGEWENTTTIYPDLSPEQRKNLLQNFKVAIQIPTVSFSESSQNTSALQEFDLLLRRVFPKVFSSSLVKHEVIGNYSHLFTVPGREPDLEPYMLLAHIDVVPADEADGWDVPPFSAQELNGFIYGRGTIDNKQSVMGILQALEYLLERGYTPRRSFYIGLGHDEEISGPKGAVNIVNLLKSRGVKLLYVLDEGLTIMDGMIDGLNGPAALIGVSEKGQATVKLSVSGAPGHSSMPPRESSIGILASAVRSLEKNRMPNLFGQGPERSTFEYLAHKFGWPHRMIMSNLWLFSSLLSGILEGQPDTNAFVRTTTAVTMFNSGVKINVMPAYAEAFVNFRIHSSQTLQEVLKLIESIISDERVTVKFVSGFDPLPISSYDDDTFGYQIIKKTVHDIFPQVTVSPGICVGNTDSRHYTELSPDIYRFAPSWYKPGDSARFHGVNERISIQNYEEIVLFYFQLMQNSDIRKLPAPRT